In Callospermophilus lateralis isolate mCalLat2 chromosome 4, mCalLat2.hap1, whole genome shotgun sequence, one genomic interval encodes:
- the LOC143398478 gene encoding olfactory receptor 6C2-like, producing MRNYTAITTFILLGLTNDPKLQVLLFIFLLLTYMLSVTGNLTIITLTLVDSHLKTPMYFFLRNFSFLEVSFTTVCIPRFLYSLSTGDNTVTYNACASQVFFVFLFGATEFFLLAAMSYDRYVAICKPLHYMTIMNNRVCTLLVLSCWVAGLMIIVPLLSVGLQLEFCDSNAIDHFICDASPLLKIACSDTWMLEQMVLFVAVFGLIITLVCVVLSYTYIIRTILRFPSVQQRKKAFSTCSSHMIVVSITYGSCIFIYIKPSAKEEVSVNKGVSVLTTSVAPLLNPFIYTLRNKQVKLAFNDSIKKIVFLSKKQDF from the coding sequence ATGAGGAACTACACAGCAATAACCACTTTCATCCTGCTAGGACTGACTAATGACCCCAAACTGCAAGTTCTGCTTTTTATCTTTCTGCTGCTCACTTACATGTTGAGTGTAACAGGGAACCTGACTATTATCACCCTCACATTGGTGGATTCCCATCTTAAGACACCTATGTACTTCTTCCTCAGAAACTTTTCCTTCCTAGAAGTTTCATTTACTACTGTCTGTATCCCTCGATTCCTGTACAGTTTATCAACTGGAGACAATACTGTTACCTACAATGCTTGTGCAAGTcaagtattttttgtttttctctttggagCAACAGAATTTTTTCTCCTGGCAGCCATGTCCTATGatcgctatgtggccatctgtaAACCCCTTCATTATATGACCATCATGAACAACAGAGTGTGCACCTTATTAGTCCTCTCCTGCTGGGTAGCTGGCTTGATGATTATTGTCCCACTCTTAAGTGTAGGTCTCCAGCTTGAATTCTGTGATTCTAATGCCATTGATCATTTCATCTGTGATGCAAGTCCCCTCCTAAAGATCGCATGCTCAGACACATGGATGTTAGAACAGATGGTTCTATTTGTGGCTGTATTTGGGCTCATTATTACCCTAGTCTGTGTGGTTCTGTCCTACACGTACATCATCAGGACCATTCTGAGATTCCCCTCTGTTCAGCAAAGGAAAAAGGCCTTTTCCACCTGCTCATCCCACATGATTGTGGTTTCCATCACCTATGGCAGCTGCATCTTCATCTACATCAAGCCATCAGCAAAGGAAGAGGTGTCTGTAAATAAAGGTGTCTCAGTTCTCACCACTTCTGTAGCGCCCTTGTTGAACCCTTTCATTTACACCTTGAGAAACAAGCAAGTGAAACTCGCTTTCAATGATTCCATAAAAAAGATTGTATTTCTCTCAAAGAAGCAGGACTTTTGA